One window from the genome of Acipenser ruthenus unplaced genomic scaffold, fAciRut3.2 maternal haplotype, whole genome shotgun sequence encodes:
- the LOC117433826 gene encoding adenosine receptor A1-like, protein MEYIMTGYIVLESILAVLVISINLLVCATVYLHKEARSLTNCLIACLAVADLGVGALGIPFSVMLSLRRTLCFYTCLFMACFPLVTAQFSVLVMLVIAVNTHLKTRLPSRYQVLVNKRRLLAAVFLCWLASVLAGFTPLMGWNRLRSFGEDQGNRSTLTSLGQSERSIIGQHLPYGGFLSKVYVRYRKNQTYAQTHASHLGPCSLEAVVNPEYLVYFHFLAGTLLPLAAALVLYTDLFFCQVRGQLPSPRETHAPCRPAKRRENRTARTLLLMLALFSLCSLPRHLTSAVRLFRPTCSPPSWLPPLTALLSHLNSLAGPLLYAARRREFGAAMLSVLGRGFSRGRPSNKVYPRV, encoded by the exons ATGGAATACATAATGACCGGCTACATCGTGCTGGAGTCCATACTGGCGGTGCTGGTAATCTCGATCAACTTACTGGTTTGCGCCACGGTCTACCTGCATAAGGAAGCGCGCTCCCTGACCAACTGTCTGATAGCGTGCCTGGCGGTGGCGGACCTCGGCGTGGGCGCCCTAGGGATCCCTTTCTCTGTGATGCTGAGCTTGAGGCGGACTCTGTGCTTCTACACCTGTCTGTTCATGGCGTGCTTCCCGCTGGTCACGGCCCAGTTCTCGGTTCTGGTGATGCTGGTTATCGCGGTGAACACGCACCTCAAGACCCGACTGCCGAGCAG GTACCAGGTTCTGGTAAACAAGCGGCGCCTGTTGGCCGCGGTCTTCCTGTGCTGGCTGGCCTCAGTCCTGGCCGGCTTCACCCCGCTGATGGGCTGGAACCGGCTGCGGAGCTTCGGGGAGGACCAGGGGAACCGCTCCACCCTGACCAGCTTGGGCCAGTCGGAGCGCTCCATCATCGGGCAGCACCTCCCTTACGGAGGCTTCCTCAGCAAGGTGTACGTGCGTTACCGCAAGAACCAGACCTACGCACAGACCCACGCCTCGCACCTCGGCCCCTGCTCCCTGGAAGCGGTGGTCAACCCCGAATACCTCGTCTACTTCCACTTTCTGGCCGGCACCCTGCTTCCCCTGGCCGCCGCGCTGGTCCTGTACACCGACCTCTTCTTCTGTCAGGTCCGCGGGCAGCTCCCCTCGCCGCGGGAAACCCACGCCCCTTGCAGACCGGCAAAGAGGAGGGAGAACCGGACTGCCCGGACTCTCCTCCTGATGCTGGCGCTGTTCTCGCTGTGCTCGCTGCCCCGGCACCTGACCAGCGCGGTGCGGCTCTTCCGCCCCACCTGCAGccctccctcctggctccccccGCTCACCGCGCTCCTCTCCCACCTCAACTCGCTCGCCGGCCCGCTGCTCTACGCGGCGCGCAGGAGGGAGTTCGGAGCTGCCATGCTCTCGGTGCTCGGGCGGGGATTCTCCCGCGGCCGCCCCAGTAATAAGGTCTACCCCCGGGTGTAG